A window of the Ipomoea triloba cultivar NCNSP0323 chromosome 14, ASM357664v1 genome harbors these coding sequences:
- the LOC116004406 gene encoding uncharacterized protein LOC116004406 isoform X2: protein MRALLQIIDNRPIPEGIKAQDKYEGCPEKLLIAFTKYLATKKIALAKKMKSMRVQYVQMPWQNEENAVDCAIYSMRHMQTYTGTSIEDGNAGLTGGPEDNTFLTSLRAKYAATILMSEWNTLLPEVTNAAKEIYKQSK, encoded by the exons ATGCGAGCCTT ACTTCAAATAATTGACAACAGGCCTATTCCTGAAGGAATTAAAGCACAAGACAAGTATGAAGGTTGCCCGGAGAAACTA TTGATTGCCTTCACTAAGTATCTCGCAACAAAgaagattgcacttgcaaagaagatgaaatcaaTGAGAGTGCAATATGTGCAGATGCCTtggcaaaatgaagaaaatgctgTAGACTGTGCCATATACTCGATGAGGCATATGCAGACTTACACAGGCACATCAATAGAAGACGGGAATGCAGGACTCACTGGAGGCCCTGAAGAT AATACATTCCTCACATCACTGAGAGCTAAATATGCCGCAACCATACTCATGTCAGAATGGAATACCCTTCTACCAGAGGTGACAAATGCAGCCAAAGAAATCTACAAACAATCAAAGTGA
- the LOC116003970 gene encoding protein FAR1-RELATED SEQUENCE 5-like: protein MQGVNSQQEVVATEELDDPVGLAISGDRNPADQDLLGVSVSSIDEAYEVYNDYAFSYLKVDVRTGCRASVQFDLDGNGMWTVTKHQKLHNHEFVPTTKSYLLRSHRSVSRNHLSYLKDLKKSGVCVADGLRFLKTQSGGSPLVGFTSRDAYNSLCTDVLNNLDGTDSNTLIEIFRQRQSSEKDFFFDFEVDDESRLCSFFWRDGKMMRDYELFGDLLVHDTTYHTNKYDMICGPFVGMNHHCMNVMFGCGFLLNERIELFVWLFRSFLRSMNGKSPQSIMTDQCAAMAAAISQIRRQSLSFIGQVLVTTYKCHNNSWIEKLYQCREKWCPAFNKDYFSGGILSSQRSETTNHSISRRLSKTVGLCDFYSSFVGVVSEWRSRENGEDVRCSQGVPTMAMDHIKILSHARDIYTIEIYYLFEEQFLKGASCYQDCKLFTETGILCCHCLRILNVHCVSEVPNKYILKRWTKRVLEDENAGIVPPSQCFNVPSSVWTLEITRKFQKLVVYCQENNEARKIFEQAVLDAKRKVEHEYGPIFFEGEDCDVESSSGVIKDPSNRRLNAIGG, encoded by the exons ATGCAAGGCGTCAATTCGCAGCAGGAGGTAGTTGCGACTGAAGAACTCGATGATCCGGTTGGATTGGCTATTTCAGGCGATCGTAATCCag CTGATCAGGACTTGTTAGGGGTGTCAGTGAGTTCTATTGATGAAGCATATGAggtttataatgattatgctttcag ttatttaaaagttgatgTACGGACAGGTTGTCGTGCATctgttcaatttgatttagatggGAATGGGATGTGGACTGTGACAAAGCACCAGAAGCTTCATAATCATGAGTTTGTTCCAACGACCAAGAGTTATCTTCTACGGTCACATAGATCAGTGTCTAGAAATCATCTTTCCTACctaaaggatttgaagaagagCGGTGTTTGTGTGGCTGATGGTTTGCggtttcttaaaacacaatcagGGGGGTCACCACTCGTTGGTTTTACAAGCAGGGATGCATATAACTCGCTGTGCACTGATGTATTGAACAATTTGGATGGAACCGACTCAAacacattaattgaaatatttagacaaAGGCAGTCAAGTGAAAAggattttttctttgatttcgaAGTGGATGATGAGTCAAGGTTGTGCAGCTTTTTTTGGAGAGATGGGAAAATGATGCGAGACTATGAATTGTTTGGAGATTTGTTAGTTCACGATACGACGTATCATACtaacaaatatgatatgatttgtggtccattCGTTGGTATGAACCATCACTGTATGAACGTCATGTTTGGATGTGGTTTTTTGTTGAACGAGAGGATTGAGTTGTTCGTATGGTTGTTTAGGTCATTTTTAAGATCAATGAATGGGAAAAGTCCCCAAAGTATAATGACCGATCAATGCGCTGCCATGGCTGCTGCTATTTCCCAA ATACGGAGGCAGAGTTTGAGCTTTATTGGACAAG TATTGGTCACAACATACAAATGCCATAATAATTCTTGGATTGAAAAGCTGTATCAatgtagagaaaaatggtgccctGCATTTAACAAAGATTATTTTTCTGGTGGTATTTTATCTTCACAAAGGAGTGAAACCACAAATCACTCTATTTCTAGAAGGTTATCCAAGACTGTTGGGCTATGTGATTTCTATAGCTCAtttgttggtgttgtttcgGAGTGGAGGAGTAGAGAGAACGGGGAAGATGTCCGGTGTTCCCAAGGTGTACCTACAATGGCTATGGATCACATTAAGATTCTTTCACACGCTAGGGATATTTATACGATTGAGATATATTACTTGTTCGAAGAGCAGTTTTTGAAAGGGGCATCATGCTATCAAGA TTGCAAGCTGTTCACTGAAACCGGGATCTTATGCTGTCACTGTTTACGCATTTTAAACGTGCATTGTGTGTCTGAAgttccaaataaatatattctgaaGAGATGGACTAAAAGAGTTTTGGAAGACGAGAATGCTGGTATTGTCCCCCCATCTCAGTGCTTTAATGTTCCCTCTTCTGTTTGGACTTTAGAGATCACTAGGAAATTTCAGAAGTTGGTTGTTTATTGCCAAGAAAACAACGAAGCACGCAAAATTTTTgagcaagcagtgttagatgccAAGAGAAAAGTTGAACATGAGTATGGCCCTATTTTCTTCGAAGGTGAAGATTGTGATGTGGAATCGTCTAGCGGTGTTATAAAGGATCCATCAAACAGGCGGTTGAACGCAATAGGAGGGTGA
- the LOC116004406 gene encoding uncharacterized protein LOC116004406 isoform X1: MRAFILRHQHFYLLFFNFLTSRLQIIDNRPIPEGIKAQDKYEGCPEKLLIAFTKYLATKKIALAKKMKSMRVQYVQMPWQNEENAVDCAIYSMRHMQTYTGTSIEDGNAGLTGGPEDNTFLTSLRAKYAATILMSEWNTLLPEVTNAAKEIYKQSK; this comes from the exons ATGCGAGCCTT TATCCTCAGGCACCAACATTTCTACTTgttgttctttaatttcttgacaTCCAGACTTCAAATAATTGACAACAGGCCTATTCCTGAAGGAATTAAAGCACAAGACAAGTATGAAGGTTGCCCGGAGAAACTA TTGATTGCCTTCACTAAGTATCTCGCAACAAAgaagattgcacttgcaaagaagatgaaatcaaTGAGAGTGCAATATGTGCAGATGCCTtggcaaaatgaagaaaatgctgTAGACTGTGCCATATACTCGATGAGGCATATGCAGACTTACACAGGCACATCAATAGAAGACGGGAATGCAGGACTCACTGGAGGCCCTGAAGAT AATACATTCCTCACATCACTGAGAGCTAAATATGCCGCAACCATACTCATGTCAGAATGGAATACCCTTCTACCAGAGGTGACAAATGCAGCCAAAGAAATCTACAAACAATCAAAGTGA